In Cynocephalus volans isolate mCynVol1 chromosome 16, mCynVol1.pri, whole genome shotgun sequence, the following proteins share a genomic window:
- the MPP3 gene encoding MAGUK p55 subfamily member 3 isoform X2, translated as MPVLSEDSGLHETLALLTSQLRPDSNHKEEMGFLRDVFSEKSLSYLMKIHEKLRYYERQSPTPVLHSAVALAEDVMEELQATSVHSDQRELLQLLSTPHLRAVLMVHDTVAQKNFDPVLPPLPDNIDEDFDEESVKIIRLVKNKEPLGATIRRDEHSGAVVVARIMRGGAADRSGLVHVGDELREVNGIAVLHKRPDEISQILAQSQGSITLKIIPATQEEDHLKESKVFMRAFFHYDPREDRAIPCQEAGLPFQRRQVLEVVSQDDPTWWQAKRVGDTNLRAGLIPSKQFQERRLSYRRATGSLSSPQSLKKPPYDQPCDKETCDCEGYLKGHYVAGLRRSFRLGCRERLGNSQEGKTSTVAESPELLTYEEVARYQHQTGERPRLVVLIGSLGAQLHELKQKVVAENPQHFGVAVPHTTRPRRSHEKEGVEYHFVSKQAFEADLHHNKFLEHGEYKENLYGTSLEAIHAVMAKNKVCLVDVEPEALKQLRTSEFKPYIIFVKPAIQEKMKTPPMSPACEDAAASLDEEQQEMATSAAFIDQHYGHLVDAVLVKEDLQGAYSQLKVVLEKLSKDSHWVPVSWVR; from the exons ATGCCAGTGCTATCGGAGGACTCGG GTTTGCATGAAACCCTGGCGCTACTGACCTCTCAGCTCAGACCGGACTCCAACCACAAGGAGGAGATGGGCTTCCTGAGGGATGTTTTCAGTGAAAAAAGCCTCAGTTACTTAATGAAG ATTCACGAGAAGCTTCGCTACTACGAAAGACAAAGTCCAACCCCAGTTCTGCACAGTGCTGTGGCCCTCGCTGAGGAT GTGATGGAGGAACTGCAGGCCACCTCCGTGCACAGCGACCAGAGGGAGCTGCTCCAGCTGCTGTCCACTCCCCATCTCAGG GCTGTGCTCATGGTACACGACACGGTTGCCCAGAAGAATTTTGACCCTGttcttccacctctgcctgaCAATATTGATGAGGATTTCGATGAAGAATCAGTGAAGATCATCCGCTTAGTGAAGAACAAGGAACCCCTG GGGGCCACCATTCGGCGGGATGAGCACTCAGGGGCTGTCGTGGTGGCCCGGATTATGCGAGGGGGTGCGGCAGACCGGAGCG GCCTGGTCCACGTGGGAGATGAGCTCCGAGAGGTGAACGGGATTGCAGTCCTGCACAAGCGGCCTGACGAGATCAGCCAGATTCTG GCCCAATCCCAGGGATCCATCACCCTAAAAATCATCCCAGCCACTCAGGAGGAGGATCACTTAAAGGAGAGCAAG GTGTTCATGCGGGCCTTCTTCCACTACGACCCTCGGGAGGACCGGGCCATTCCCTGCCAGGAGGCAGGCCTGCCCTTCCAGCGCAGGCAGGTCCTGGAGGTGGTGAGCCAGGATGACCCCACGTGGTGGCAGGCCAAGCGAGTGGGGGACACCAACCTTCGAGCCGGCCTCATCCCCTCCAAGCAGTTCCAGGAGAG ACGACTAAGCTACCGGAGAGCCACGGGCAGCCTGTCGAGCCCCCAGAGCCTCAAGAAGCCACCCT ATGATCAGCCTTGTGACAAAG AGACATGTGACTGTGAGGGGTACCTCAAAGGACACTACGTGG CTGGTCTCCGGAGGAGTTTCCGGCTGGGCTGTAGGGAGAGGCTGGGTAACTCGCAGGAAGGGAAGACGTCCACAGTAGCTGAGTCTCCAGAGCTGCTGACCTACGAGGAGGTGGCCAGGTACCAGCACCAGACTGGTGAGAGGCCCCGCCTGGTGGTTCTGATCG GGTCTCTGGGAGCCCAACTGCACGAGCTGAAGCAAAAGGTGGTGGCCGAGAACCCACAGCACTTTGGTGTTGCTGTTCCAC atacCACCAGGCCCCGCAGAAGCCATGAGAAGGAAGGGGTGGAATATCACTTTGTCTCTAAGCAAGCATTTGAGGCTGACTTACATCACAACAA GTTCCTGGAGCATGGTGAATATAAAGAAAATCTCTATGGAACCAGCCTGGAGGCCATTCACGCTGTTATGGCCAAAAACAAAGTTTGTTTGGTGGATGTGGAACCAGAA GCACTGAAACAACTGAGGACCTCAGAGTTCAAACCCTATATTATATTTGTAAAGCCTGCAATTCAGGAAAAAATGAAGACGCCACCTATGTCCCCAGCTTGTGAGGACGCAGCAGCTTCACTT GATGAGGAGCAGCAAGAGATGGCTACCTCCGCTGCCTTCATAGACCAGCATTATGGACACCTGGTGGATGCTGTGCTGGTGAAGGAGGACCTCCAGGGTGCTTACAGCCAGCTCAAAGTCGTCTTAGAGAAGCTGAGCAAGGACAGTCACTGGGTACCTGTTAGTTGGGTCAGGTAA
- the MPP3 gene encoding MAGUK p55 subfamily member 3 isoform X1, producing MPVLSEDSGLHETLALLTSQLRPDSNHKEEMGFLRDVFSEKSLSYLMKIHEKLRYYERQSPTPVLHSAVALAEDWHCLIPLQVMEELQATSVHSDQRELLQLLSTPHLRAVLMVHDTVAQKNFDPVLPPLPDNIDEDFDEESVKIIRLVKNKEPLGATIRRDEHSGAVVVARIMRGGAADRSGLVHVGDELREVNGIAVLHKRPDEISQILAQSQGSITLKIIPATQEEDHLKESKVFMRAFFHYDPREDRAIPCQEAGLPFQRRQVLEVVSQDDPTWWQAKRVGDTNLRAGLIPSKQFQERRLSYRRATGSLSSPQSLKKPPYDQPCDKETCDCEGYLKGHYVAGLRRSFRLGCRERLGNSQEGKTSTVAESPELLTYEEVARYQHQTGERPRLVVLIGSLGAQLHELKQKVVAENPQHFGVAVPHTTRPRRSHEKEGVEYHFVSKQAFEADLHHNKFLEHGEYKENLYGTSLEAIHAVMAKNKVCLVDVEPEALKQLRTSEFKPYIIFVKPAIQEKMKTPPMSPACEDAAASLDEEQQEMATSAAFIDQHYGHLVDAVLVKEDLQGAYSQLKVVLEKLSKDSHWVPVSWVR from the exons ATGCCAGTGCTATCGGAGGACTCGG GTTTGCATGAAACCCTGGCGCTACTGACCTCTCAGCTCAGACCGGACTCCAACCACAAGGAGGAGATGGGCTTCCTGAGGGATGTTTTCAGTGAAAAAAGCCTCAGTTACTTAATGAAG ATTCACGAGAAGCTTCGCTACTACGAAAGACAAAGTCCAACCCCAGTTCTGCACAGTGCTGTGGCCCTCGCTGAGGAT TGGCATTGTCTCATTCCCCTACAGGTGATGGAGGAACTGCAGGCCACCTCCGTGCACAGCGACCAGAGGGAGCTGCTCCAGCTGCTGTCCACTCCCCATCTCAGG GCTGTGCTCATGGTACACGACACGGTTGCCCAGAAGAATTTTGACCCTGttcttccacctctgcctgaCAATATTGATGAGGATTTCGATGAAGAATCAGTGAAGATCATCCGCTTAGTGAAGAACAAGGAACCCCTG GGGGCCACCATTCGGCGGGATGAGCACTCAGGGGCTGTCGTGGTGGCCCGGATTATGCGAGGGGGTGCGGCAGACCGGAGCG GCCTGGTCCACGTGGGAGATGAGCTCCGAGAGGTGAACGGGATTGCAGTCCTGCACAAGCGGCCTGACGAGATCAGCCAGATTCTG GCCCAATCCCAGGGATCCATCACCCTAAAAATCATCCCAGCCACTCAGGAGGAGGATCACTTAAAGGAGAGCAAG GTGTTCATGCGGGCCTTCTTCCACTACGACCCTCGGGAGGACCGGGCCATTCCCTGCCAGGAGGCAGGCCTGCCCTTCCAGCGCAGGCAGGTCCTGGAGGTGGTGAGCCAGGATGACCCCACGTGGTGGCAGGCCAAGCGAGTGGGGGACACCAACCTTCGAGCCGGCCTCATCCCCTCCAAGCAGTTCCAGGAGAG ACGACTAAGCTACCGGAGAGCCACGGGCAGCCTGTCGAGCCCCCAGAGCCTCAAGAAGCCACCCT ATGATCAGCCTTGTGACAAAG AGACATGTGACTGTGAGGGGTACCTCAAAGGACACTACGTGG CTGGTCTCCGGAGGAGTTTCCGGCTGGGCTGTAGGGAGAGGCTGGGTAACTCGCAGGAAGGGAAGACGTCCACAGTAGCTGAGTCTCCAGAGCTGCTGACCTACGAGGAGGTGGCCAGGTACCAGCACCAGACTGGTGAGAGGCCCCGCCTGGTGGTTCTGATCG GGTCTCTGGGAGCCCAACTGCACGAGCTGAAGCAAAAGGTGGTGGCCGAGAACCCACAGCACTTTGGTGTTGCTGTTCCAC atacCACCAGGCCCCGCAGAAGCCATGAGAAGGAAGGGGTGGAATATCACTTTGTCTCTAAGCAAGCATTTGAGGCTGACTTACATCACAACAA GTTCCTGGAGCATGGTGAATATAAAGAAAATCTCTATGGAACCAGCCTGGAGGCCATTCACGCTGTTATGGCCAAAAACAAAGTTTGTTTGGTGGATGTGGAACCAGAA GCACTGAAACAACTGAGGACCTCAGAGTTCAAACCCTATATTATATTTGTAAAGCCTGCAATTCAGGAAAAAATGAAGACGCCACCTATGTCCCCAGCTTGTGAGGACGCAGCAGCTTCACTT GATGAGGAGCAGCAAGAGATGGCTACCTCCGCTGCCTTCATAGACCAGCATTATGGACACCTGGTGGATGCTGTGCTGGTGAAGGAGGACCTCCAGGGTGCTTACAGCCAGCTCAAAGTCGTCTTAGAGAAGCTGAGCAAGGACAGTCACTGGGTACCTGTTAGTTGGGTCAGGTAA
- the CFAP97D1 gene encoding sperm axonemal maintenance protein CFAP97D1, protein MNSSLEYLAYPVIVSNHRQSTTFKKKLDFGYYLLHKNRIQIAKATVDTKPPVAHKHHILKLSKLQGEQKRIDKIEYENKQLCQKIANAHRGPARVDCWNEYLSKSLNRETRNRELVRITMENQGILKRLGDHKPHYDHRASEIDWQNSRRYIRNTTRYLLS, encoded by the exons ATGAACAGTTCCCTGGAATATCTGGCCTACCCTGTTATCGTCTCTAATCACAGACAAAGCACAACCTTCAAGAAGAAACTTGACTTTGGCTACTACCTATTACACAAGAATAGAATACAAATAG CGAAGGCTACTGTTGATACCAAACCTCCAGTGGCGCACAAACATCATATTTTGAAATTGAGCAAACTACAG GGTGAACAAAAGAGAATTGACAAAATCGAATATGAAAATAAGCAACTGTGCCAGAAAATCGCGAATGCCCATCGTGGCCCTGCCAGGGTGGACTGCTGGAACGAGTACTTATCCAAGAG CTTAAACAGAGAAACAAGGAACCGCGAGCTAGTGAGAATCACCATGGAAAACCAGGGTATTCTGAAGAGGCTTGGTGATCACAAACCCCACTATGACCACAGGGCATCCGAGATAGACTGGCAG aatTCAAGGCGCTACATCAGAAATACAACAAGATACCTTCTCTCCTGA